A DNA window from Paenibacillus andongensis contains the following coding sequences:
- a CDS encoding ABC transporter permease, with translation MGLAPSKKNNLSKRIIQHWDLYMLIAIPLLVLLVYSYVPMVGVALAFKNYKVFDGFMASKWVGLDNFRVLFSDPKFLSVLGNTLLINLYKLIFQFPLPIILALLLNEVRKGFVKRITQTLTYLPHFLSWVVIAGIFVDILSPSTGIVNSLLRSLGISPIQFLGDERFFRSVLVTSTAWKETGWSAIIYLAALTSIDPELYAAAEVDGAGKLKQIWHITLPGIASTIVFIIILRISQMLGSDTEQVLLFYNPLVYKVGDVIGTFVYREGILNASYSYTTAVGMFTSVIGFILLIIANKVSSKYSNRGIW, from the coding sequence ATGGGATTGGCACCTAGTAAAAAGAATAACCTGTCGAAAAGAATCATTCAACATTGGGATCTCTATATGCTCATAGCAATTCCTTTGCTGGTTTTGCTAGTTTACAGCTACGTCCCTATGGTTGGAGTAGCACTCGCTTTTAAAAATTATAAAGTTTTCGATGGCTTTATGGCTAGCAAATGGGTGGGATTAGATAATTTTAGGGTGCTTTTCTCAGACCCGAAATTTTTGAGTGTTCTGGGTAATACACTTTTAATCAATTTGTACAAATTGATTTTTCAATTTCCGCTGCCCATTATATTGGCATTGCTGCTCAATGAGGTGAGGAAAGGGTTTGTGAAGCGAATAACACAGACACTGACCTATCTTCCTCACTTTCTTTCATGGGTTGTGATCGCTGGGATTTTCGTCGATATATTGTCGCCAAGCACGGGGATTGTCAACTCGCTGCTTCGCTCTCTCGGCATATCGCCGATTCAGTTTCTCGGAGATGAGCGGTTTTTCCGCAGCGTGCTGGTAACCTCAACCGCATGGAAGGAAACAGGGTGGAGTGCTATTATTTATCTAGCGGCTCTTACCTCGATTGATCCGGAACTTTATGCAGCAGCTGAAGTCGATGGAGCCGGAAAACTGAAGCAAATCTGGCATATTACACTTCCCGGAATCGCAAGTACAATCGTATTCATTATCATACTTCGCATATCTCAAATGTTGGGTAGCGATACAGAGCAAGTATTGTTATTCTATAATCCACTTGTCTATAAAGTGGGCGATGTTATTGGTACCTTTGTGTACAGAGAAGGCATACTTAATGCCAGCTACAGCTATACAACTGCTGTCGGGATGTTTACTTCCGTTATTGGCTTCATATTGTTGATCATTGCGAACAAGGTCAGCAGCAAATACTCCAACCGTGGAATCTGGTAG
- a CDS encoding extracellular solute-binding protein has product MKRGFTYTKVVSVLLALTLVLLTACSQTKETTGEKGTTATDKETNAVATPKLDKDAKIRIAVPSNSGVKGFEQGASESDNQFLNAIKEKTGYKNVEWTIIPAASQLDKYNLMFASGDVYDLIYTNDLTIFKRFSAQGALTPVEPLVKQFGSEIEKHVTDNAWAAVTLDGAKLAIPASPFQKYKDQDLGSGFLVRQDWVDKLGLSAPKNLDDLYTFLKTIKDKDPSGKGTIPYVASAGNNGNPLDGLDVITGAFGLSGLNNLAVPFIVKDGKLIDAQDAYLKDMLTYLAKLYKEGLIDNEYLFNKSQQVAEKISSGKAASGYFGYYEPNGFRPALVKTDPNAKLMYMPPIEGKDGQKGYIIPAPVSNYYMVPKNAKNKNEAIDLLNTYLKDKDLQLFINYGKEGVHYNKDASGNLVPIKPIYDQIIYKLYYRMWTTPEIWLPNAILAGLNPDMNSYVAAGPHDIVFNINYYRPQTDAELSKGRALMDLRNEYVSKIINGALPISAIDEYFKKADANGRQEVINASQDWFTKTGKALYNNLTKK; this is encoded by the coding sequence ATGAAAAGGGGTTTCACTTACACAAAGGTTGTATCTGTTTTGTTAGCGCTTACACTGGTGTTACTTACCGCTTGCAGCCAAACAAAAGAGACAACAGGAGAGAAAGGTACTACAGCTACAGATAAAGAGACGAATGCTGTTGCAACGCCTAAGCTTGATAAAGACGCTAAAATTCGCATTGCAGTTCCAAGCAATAGTGGAGTCAAAGGATTCGAACAAGGCGCAAGTGAAAGTGATAACCAGTTTTTAAACGCAATTAAAGAGAAAACAGGCTATAAAAATGTAGAGTGGACAATTATTCCAGCAGCAAGCCAGCTTGATAAATACAATTTGATGTTTGCATCAGGTGATGTATACGATCTTATTTATACGAATGATTTGACGATCTTCAAGAGATTCAGTGCACAAGGTGCGCTCACACCCGTTGAACCTCTGGTCAAACAGTTTGGCAGTGAGATTGAAAAGCACGTAACTGACAACGCATGGGCTGCTGTAACCTTAGACGGGGCAAAGCTTGCCATACCGGCTTCACCTTTTCAAAAATATAAAGACCAGGATTTAGGAAGCGGTTTCTTGGTTAGACAGGATTGGGTGGATAAGCTAGGCTTGTCGGCTCCGAAAAATCTCGATGACTTGTATACGTTTCTAAAAACAATCAAGGATAAGGATCCAAGTGGCAAAGGTACAATTCCATATGTAGCTTCTGCTGGAAACAATGGGAATCCATTGGACGGTTTAGATGTAATTACAGGTGCATTTGGTTTATCCGGCTTAAACAACCTTGCTGTGCCGTTCATTGTCAAAGACGGAAAGTTGATAGATGCACAAGATGCCTATTTAAAAGATATGCTCACGTACTTGGCTAAGCTGTACAAAGAAGGGCTTATAGACAACGAATATTTGTTCAACAAATCGCAGCAGGTTGCGGAGAAAATATCATCAGGTAAAGCAGCTTCTGGATACTTTGGCTATTATGAGCCTAATGGGTTCCGTCCTGCGTTGGTCAAAACAGACCCGAATGCCAAGCTCATGTATATGCCGCCAATTGAGGGGAAAGACGGGCAAAAGGGCTATATCATTCCAGCACCAGTATCCAACTATTATATGGTTCCGAAGAATGCAAAAAATAAAAATGAAGCGATTGATTTACTGAATACATATCTGAAGGACAAAGATTTGCAATTATTCATCAACTATGGTAAGGAAGGCGTTCATTACAATAAGGATGCAAGCGGTAATTTAGTACCTATCAAACCCATTTATGATCAAATTATTTATAAATTATATTATAGAATGTGGACGACTCCAGAAATCTGGCTGCCCAATGCGATACTTGCAGGCCTCAATCCAGACATGAATTCCTATGTGGCAGCTGGACCCCATGATATTGTGTTCAATATTAATTACTATAGACCGCAGACGGATGCGGAGCTATCCAAAGGCAGAGCGCTGATGGATCTACGTAATGAGTATGTATCCAAGATCATTAATGGGGCGCTCCCCATCAGTGCAATAGATGAATATTTCAAAAAAGCGGATGCAAACGGCAGACAGGAAGTCATCAATGCCTCCCAGGATTGGTTTACGAAAACTGGCAAAGCACTTTATAACAATCTTACCAAAAAATAA
- a CDS encoding helix-turn-helix domain-containing protein — MNKIRLTRCYYTAHRKEFSLEEDVYEGWVILAVESGRFQFSLEEETAVLKEPVYNEAGFGDLVICPPHVVLTRKVLEPVSFHFIEFTMDGEYAKGKVLIRDFQRLSSTFSYLRQIAEEPLEDHHEFANHLINDLLLVSAREQKLAEQQSQDKQDPLTVQAMAYLNQHAFGAKLSMQLLAEKLGISNSQLSRRFQAAYRYSPIEYVTLLRLQRAKSLLIDTDHTIDHIAEQCGYQNGFYLSRIFTAKLKISPSAYRRTYRF, encoded by the coding sequence ATGAACAAAATCCGCCTCACAAGGTGTTATTATACGGCGCATAGAAAAGAATTTTCACTGGAGGAAGATGTTTATGAAGGATGGGTCATTCTTGCCGTGGAGTCCGGTCGATTTCAATTCTCTCTCGAAGAAGAAACAGCGGTACTTAAAGAGCCTGTGTATAACGAAGCTGGATTTGGTGATCTCGTTATTTGCCCTCCTCATGTCGTCTTAACAAGAAAGGTTCTAGAGCCTGTCTCTTTTCATTTCATTGAATTTACAATGGATGGAGAATATGCCAAAGGCAAAGTTCTCATCAGAGACTTTCAACGCCTTTCTTCAACATTCAGCTACCTCAGACAAATCGCCGAGGAACCCTTAGAAGACCATCATGAATTTGCAAACCATTTAATTAATGATCTACTGCTTGTGAGTGCCAGAGAACAGAAATTAGCTGAACAACAGTCCCAAGATAAACAAGACCCTCTCACCGTTCAGGCCATGGCTTATCTAAATCAGCACGCATTTGGAGCGAAATTAAGCATGCAGCTCTTGGCTGAAAAACTTGGCATCAGTAATTCTCAACTATCCCGCCGGTTTCAAGCTGCATACAGATACTCGCCAATTGAGTACGTAACCTTACTTCGACTCCAGAGAGCAAAGTCCTTACTTATCGACACTGACCATACAATCGATCATATCGCTGAGCAATGCGGATACCAAAACGGCTTTTATCTAAGTCGGATTTTCACTGCCAAACTAAAAATAAGCCCTTCGGCTTACCGAAGAACTTATCGATTTTAA
- a CDS encoding Gfo/Idh/MocA family protein: protein MHKKVDPSFKSEDQPIKAVIIGAGNRSLIYASYALEHPDELQIVGVVEPNLERRRLTAERFGISTENCFASVENLVVHPQLADAAINGTMDRFHLETTLPLLKAGYDVLLEKPIGVSETEVFELYEAANFYNRTVMICHVMRYAPFYLEIRKQIESGIIGDIVAIQTEENVSYHHMATSFVRGKWNSIANCDSSMLLAKCCHDLDMISWMKGSIRPKKVSSFGGLFQFREEKAPEGAGTRCLVDCPIEATCTYSAKKMYMEQELWGNYAWDNMHLGTVPTHEEKIESLRTSNPYGRCVWRCDNDVVDHQTVIIEFEDGSTASHNLTGATSKPCRTIHITGTKGEISGTMEDGYFLVRQPDTRSGHVYKEERIELNVAADMHGGGDLRLVADFVRTLRGEKPSLSSTALEKSIYGHQIGFAAERSRSENTVVEICPLV, encoded by the coding sequence ATGCATAAAAAAGTGGATCCATCCTTTAAGTCCGAAGATCAGCCTATTAAGGCTGTCATTATCGGTGCAGGAAACCGCAGTCTGATTTATGCTTCCTATGCTTTAGAGCATCCAGATGAATTACAAATCGTTGGTGTTGTTGAGCCGAATCTAGAACGCCGGCGATTAACAGCAGAACGCTTTGGTATTTCTACGGAAAATTGCTTTGCATCCGTTGAGAATCTTGTTGTTCATCCCCAATTAGCGGATGCCGCTATTAATGGAACGATGGATCGGTTCCATCTGGAGACAACGTTGCCACTTTTGAAGGCGGGATACGATGTTCTGTTAGAGAAGCCGATTGGCGTAAGTGAAACGGAAGTATTTGAACTGTACGAAGCAGCGAACTTCTATAATCGTACCGTGATGATTTGTCATGTCATGCGTTATGCACCTTTTTATTTGGAAATCCGCAAGCAGATCGAAAGCGGAATCATCGGAGATATCGTCGCCATTCAGACAGAGGAAAATGTCAGCTACCACCATATGGCGACTTCTTTCGTACGAGGAAAATGGAATAGTATAGCGAACTGTGATTCTTCTATGCTCTTAGCAAAATGCTGCCATGACTTAGATATGATTTCTTGGATGAAAGGCAGTATACGACCGAAGAAGGTTAGCAGTTTTGGCGGATTATTCCAGTTTCGGGAGGAGAAGGCCCCGGAAGGCGCTGGTACAAGGTGTCTTGTTGATTGTCCGATTGAAGCCACGTGTACGTATTCCGCCAAGAAAATGTATATGGAACAAGAGTTGTGGGGCAATTATGCATGGGACAATATGCATCTAGGTACAGTCCCTACCCACGAAGAAAAAATTGAATCGTTGCGAACATCCAATCCATACGGACGCTGCGTATGGCGCTGCGATAACGATGTTGTCGATCATCAAACGGTCATCATCGAATTCGAGGACGGAAGTACGGCATCGCACAATCTAACAGGCGCCACCTCCAAGCCGTGCCGGACGATTCATATCACGGGGACCAAAGGCGAAATTTCCGGCACGATGGAAGATGGTTACTTCTTGGTTAGGCAACCGGATACAAGGTCGGGTCATGTATACAAGGAAGAACGTATCGAGCTTAATGTAGCAGCTGACATGCATGGTGGCGGTGATTTGCGGTTGGTTGCAGATTTTGTTCGTACTTTACGGGGAGAAAAACCTTCTCTGTCTTCGACAGCTCTGGAGAAATCGATTTATGGCCACCAAATCGGCTTTGCAGCAGAACGATCTAGATCCGAGAACACTGTTGTAGAAATTTGTCCTTTAGTATGA
- a CDS encoding phytanoyl-CoA dioxygenase family protein, producing the protein MKRINILSNEQIQSYKDKGYLVLRNVFSEQEAKVLQVECDKLLTLSQYTDIHNIRAGHKRYANGEVKIERLDPVHDISAVFDNLVRDERILAPLRDIYLDEPLLFKDKLIFKLPGANGYAMHQDAAWWQGFSIEGLISVMVAIDGATVVNGGLELFPGYHHHLRSDIGELRGMNAKEMAEIDLKTGEIVETNPGDMILFHSFTPHQSGVNTSEHSRKQLYLTYSPAKNGQLYNAHYQHFQRYSLLDKDKSHYYFL; encoded by the coding sequence ATGAAAAGGATAAACATTCTTTCTAATGAGCAAATTCAGAGCTACAAGGACAAAGGGTATCTCGTTCTGCGTAATGTATTTAGCGAACAGGAGGCTAAGGTGCTGCAAGTAGAATGTGATAAGCTGCTCACACTCAGTCAATATACGGATATCCATAATATCCGAGCAGGACATAAGCGTTATGCGAACGGAGAAGTTAAGATCGAGCGTTTAGATCCCGTCCATGACATTTCCGCGGTATTTGATAATTTGGTTCGAGATGAACGTATTTTGGCACCCTTGCGTGATATTTATTTGGATGAACCGCTATTGTTTAAAGATAAATTGATTTTTAAGCTGCCTGGAGCAAATGGTTATGCGATGCATCAGGATGCTGCTTGGTGGCAGGGTTTTTCAATAGAAGGACTTATCAGTGTGATGGTGGCCATAGACGGAGCGACAGTGGTTAATGGCGGGCTTGAACTATTCCCGGGTTACCATCATCACCTTCGTTCCGATATAGGAGAATTACGAGGCATGAATGCCAAAGAGATGGCTGAAATTGATCTCAAAACTGGGGAGATTGTGGAAACCAATCCTGGTGATATGATTCTGTTTCACTCTTTTACACCGCATCAGAGCGGTGTGAATACATCAGAGCACAGCCGTAAACAGCTGTATTTGACCTACTCGCCAGCTAAGAATGGGCAGTTGTACAACGCGCATTATCAGCATTTTCAACGGTATTCCTTGCTGGACAAGGATAAGAGTCACTACTATTTCCTATAG
- a CDS encoding sensor histidine kinase, with protein sequence MRKLADVLSGFYYNLNLRTKLVFSYLILIIVPVFLLVYFTYTTIHKSVVEQTGNAYLEALKQAEKNVAFGLDVGYDIADLAQSNYDIQKVLQTVAERQLTSAEVIDFFNVLNKNVTNYEGKRNVLKVSFFMKGNPAFLSANPNFFSIGELEKDSAIKPLLNESKKQAWFHADVIQHLQLAQADEVLFIKEIHDINHIQQILGYVMIELDSKFIWDILNDLRLPDGAETLVHTGGVRIGVKHLPLGDVKLEQQFLSSLPTRQEGITHFGPGLGTYYAVNSKLSGLDWNISLLMTEQHLGMNSRSIQNFMFALAAFVSILAIITAFFISGSITKRLKKLIRLIKLADVGQFETETNIRGNDEYARLQRSFNQMSMTTKALIEEVYQVKISKQETEMKLLYAQINPHFLYNTLDIIQWSALRIDAKEIAEITESLAKFLRLSLNEGKEHIRLSEEVEEVSRYMHIINYRYRGAIRFETDIEEGIAGVVIIKMILQPLVENAVIHGIRPKPGKAGIITVRAYQQEKYVYLEVSDDGIGMTEEQLKGVLEIETRGYGVKSVNQRIQVHYGEECGLQFFSQPGSGCRAVAKLKPQMLAIPKSPSYS encoded by the coding sequence ATGAGAAAATTAGCGGATGTACTGAGCGGGTTCTATTACAATCTCAATTTGCGCACGAAACTAGTCTTCTCCTATTTAATTCTGATCATTGTTCCGGTTTTCTTGCTGGTTTATTTCACCTATACAACGATTCACAAGTCGGTTGTGGAGCAAACCGGAAACGCGTATCTAGAAGCGCTTAAGCAAGCGGAGAAGAATGTAGCATTTGGACTTGACGTGGGTTATGATATCGCAGATTTGGCGCAAAGTAATTATGATATTCAAAAGGTATTGCAAACTGTAGCCGAACGTCAACTGACTTCGGCCGAAGTTATCGATTTCTTCAATGTGCTCAATAAAAATGTTACCAATTATGAAGGGAAAAGAAATGTACTTAAGGTGAGCTTTTTTATGAAGGGCAATCCGGCATTCCTATCAGCAAATCCGAATTTTTTCAGCATAGGGGAGCTTGAAAAGGATTCTGCAATAAAGCCATTGCTGAATGAGAGCAAGAAGCAAGCCTGGTTTCATGCTGATGTGATTCAGCACTTACAATTAGCACAAGCAGACGAGGTGCTCTTTATTAAAGAAATTCACGATATCAACCATATCCAACAAATACTTGGTTATGTGATGATTGAGCTTGATTCGAAGTTCATTTGGGATATTCTTAACGATCTAAGGCTTCCTGATGGAGCAGAAACGTTAGTGCACACAGGTGGTGTAAGGATCGGAGTCAAGCATCTCCCCTTGGGTGATGTCAAGTTGGAACAGCAGTTTTTGTCCTCGTTGCCCACCCGTCAGGAAGGGATCACCCATTTCGGTCCCGGTTTAGGTACTTATTATGCAGTCAATAGCAAGTTGAGCGGGTTGGACTGGAATATTTCTCTACTGATGACCGAGCAGCATCTGGGCATGAATAGTAGATCCATTCAAAATTTCATGTTCGCCTTGGCTGCATTCGTTTCGATTCTTGCCATTATTACTGCTTTTTTCATTTCAGGCTCTATTACTAAGCGCCTAAAGAAGCTTATTCGTTTAATTAAACTTGCCGATGTAGGACAATTTGAAACGGAAACAAATATTCGTGGTAATGATGAGTATGCTCGATTGCAGCGTTCTTTTAACCAGATGAGTATGACGACCAAAGCATTAATAGAAGAAGTGTATCAGGTGAAAATTAGCAAGCAGGAGACAGAGATGAAGCTGCTGTATGCGCAGATCAATCCACATTTTCTATACAACACGCTTGATATCATCCAATGGAGTGCCCTACGCATTGATGCGAAGGAAATTGCAGAAATTACGGAATCCCTGGCCAAGTTTCTTCGGCTCAGCCTAAACGAGGGCAAAGAGCATATAAGACTGTCCGAGGAAGTAGAAGAGGTCAGCCGTTATATGCACATTATCAATTATCGTTATCGCGGAGCAATCCGGTTTGAGACCGATATCGAAGAGGGGATTGCGGGCGTTGTGATTATCAAGATGATTCTGCAGCCTTTAGTTGAGAACGCTGTCATTCATGGTATTAGACCTAAACCAGGTAAGGCGGGTATCATCACGGTTAGGGCATATCAACAGGAAAAATATGTATATTTGGAGGTAAGTGATGATGGTATCGGAATGACAGAAGAGCAATTGAAGGGGGTTTTAGAAATAGAAACTCGCGGTTATGGCGTGAAAAGTGTAAATCAACGAATCCAGGTTCATTATGGTGAGGAATGTGGTCTGCAGTTTTTTAGCCAGCCAGGATCAGGTTGTCGAGCAGTAGCGAAACTTAAGCCTCAGATGCTAGCTATCCCAAAGTCACCCTCGTACTCGTAA
- a CDS encoding response regulator transcription factor yields MHKLLLVDDDYITREGLRDLIDWKSLGIIIAGEAEDGAEALRIARTIVPDLVITDVVMPGMDGIKLVEALKIEFPDLMVIMISAHQDIQYVKASIKLDAIDYLLKPFNREEMMQVVGKVIGRMEKEREYKRLKDDISHYYVDSTAPAELTIIVDLRERIVKLTGSGLTETLIDELKQFFASIRLYKMDSILILAILCSELLIKAFRSAAAIIGHEAVKEMQDSLQQFRMMQSSTEIETFVFEKFLHIEQIVNESRNNKSRKVIRSVEAIIRKSYNQNLTIQQLAEEVYMSSGHLQGLFKKETGQTINEYITMVRLEKAQELLRDPAIKIYEVANLVGYQDTYYFTKIFKKLVGVIPVQFRERG; encoded by the coding sequence ATGCACAAATTACTGCTTGTCGATGATGATTATATTACCAGAGAAGGTTTAAGGGATTTAATTGACTGGAAAAGTTTGGGAATTATAATTGCCGGTGAAGCCGAGGATGGTGCAGAAGCCTTGAGAATCGCTCGGACGATCGTTCCGGATTTAGTCATAACCGATGTTGTCATGCCAGGCATGGATGGTATTAAGCTTGTAGAGGCGCTGAAAATCGAATTCCCTGATCTCATGGTCATTATGATTAGTGCACATCAAGATATCCAATATGTGAAAGCCTCGATAAAATTGGATGCAATTGATTATTTGCTAAAGCCTTTCAATCGTGAAGAGATGATGCAGGTTGTTGGCAAAGTAATCGGTAGAATGGAAAAGGAACGCGAGTATAAACGGCTTAAGGACGATATCAGCCATTATTATGTGGACAGTACTGCACCTGCAGAGCTTACGATCATTGTAGATTTAAGAGAACGTATCGTTAAGCTGACCGGCAGCGGATTGACTGAAACACTAATCGACGAGTTAAAGCAGTTTTTTGCTTCCATTCGGCTCTACAAAATGGACAGTATACTGATTCTGGCCATCCTTTGCAGTGAGCTTCTTATCAAAGCTTTTCGTTCTGCAGCTGCCATCATCGGACATGAAGCGGTCAAAGAGATGCAGGATTCACTGCAGCAATTTAGAATGATGCAGAGCAGCACCGAGATAGAGACATTTGTATTCGAAAAGTTTCTTCACATCGAACAAATCGTCAATGAATCGCGCAACAATAAATCGCGTAAAGTAATTCGCAGTGTTGAGGCGATTATACGGAAGAGCTACAATCAAAACCTAACGATTCAACAACTTGCGGAAGAGGTATATATGTCATCTGGCCATCTTCAGGGGTTATTTAAAAAAGAAACGGGTCAAACGATTAATGAATATATCACGATGGTGAGACTTGAGAAGGCTCAGGAGTTACTACGTGATCCCGCAATTAAAATATACGAAGTAGCTAATCTAGTCGGGTATCAAGATACTTATTATTTTACGAAAATATTTAAAAAGTTGGTGGGTGTTATTCCTGTACAATTTCGGGAGCGTGGCTGA
- a CDS encoding Gfo/Idh/MocA family protein, whose amino-acid sequence MSQTVLKVGIIGQGRSGRDIHGNLLVQIKEYYQIVAVADSIAERQKRAEQEYGCKAYDTWEEMVANEELDLVVNASPSHLHFPITLELLNKGFHVLCEKPLAKSVEEVDQLIEASEQSGKILAVFQQSRYQPAFVQIQKVINSGVLGRIVQIDFSLNGFARRWDWQTLQSNNGGNLMNTGPHPLDQALQLFGTDVLPQVMCIMDRTNTFGDAEDYVKLILRKQGHPTIDLEISSCSAFPHEQFNIQGTNGGLHGTAGQLEWKYFKPEEAPDQQLTKEPLFDSDGMPAYCRETLTWSSESWDVSIPEGKSAFDDMTEKLYLMLYRTLCDGAALEITPQQVRQQMWVMEECRRQNPHIYHV is encoded by the coding sequence ATGAGTCAAACGGTACTGAAGGTTGGGATTATTGGACAAGGTCGCAGCGGTCGCGACATTCATGGTAATTTGCTTGTACAAATTAAGGAATATTATCAGATTGTCGCAGTAGCCGATTCGATTGCAGAACGTCAGAAACGTGCGGAACAGGAGTATGGCTGCAAAGCCTATGATACATGGGAGGAAATGGTTGCGAACGAGGAGCTGGATTTGGTCGTCAACGCATCCCCAAGCCACTTGCATTTCCCAATCACTTTGGAGTTGTTAAATAAGGGGTTTCATGTGCTTTGTGAAAAACCGCTAGCGAAATCAGTGGAAGAAGTGGATCAACTGATTGAAGCTTCGGAACAATCTGGTAAAATATTGGCAGTATTTCAGCAATCCCGTTATCAGCCTGCATTTGTCCAGATTCAAAAAGTAATTAATTCCGGCGTACTAGGCCGTATCGTTCAGATTGATTTCTCCTTGAACGGCTTCGCTCGTCGTTGGGATTGGCAAACGCTGCAAAGCAACAATGGCGGTAACCTAATGAACACAGGACCGCACCCGTTGGATCAAGCGCTGCAATTGTTCGGAACGGATGTATTACCTCAAGTAATGTGTATCATGGATCGCACGAATACATTTGGTGATGCGGAAGATTATGTGAAGCTAATACTTAGAAAACAAGGCCATCCGACTATTGATCTTGAAATCTCATCGTGCTCTGCTTTTCCTCATGAACAATTTAATATTCAAGGTACGAATGGCGGTCTCCACGGAACTGCGGGGCAACTTGAATGGAAATATTTCAAACCGGAGGAAGCGCCGGATCAACAGTTAACGAAAGAACCGCTATTCGACAGTGATGGAATGCCAGCTTACTGTAGAGAGACATTAACTTGGAGCTCCGAAAGCTGGGATGTATCGATCCCAGAGGGCAAGTCGGCGTTTGACGATATGACGGAGAAATTGTATTTGATGCTTTATCGTACTTTATGTGATGGCGCTGCATTGGAAATCACACCGCAGCAAGTACGGCAGCAGATGTGGGTAATGGAAGAATGCCGCCGTCAAAATCCGCATATCTATCACGTTTAA
- a CDS encoding carbohydrate ABC transporter permease yields MFDKRMSHGEKVFTIFNYCLLIAISLICLLPYVTLFAKSVSDETYVISGQVSLWPKGFHFDAYKALISAIDFRTAFRNSLFVTIVGTLVQVFFTACVGYAISRKQLPGHKMINIMYVLTMMFNGGLVPTYLIYKETGLMNNLLVLVIPGMVSVFNLILIRNYFESLPSSLEESARIDGAGNLTVLFRIMFPLSKPILATIAIFSAVSIWNSYMDPLMYLTKKNVMVLPLFLQNVISAATQNGTDNSEVLAHIASETFRATAIFISSLPILLVYPFLQKYFVAGLTLGAVKQ; encoded by the coding sequence ATGTTCGACAAAAGAATGTCTCATGGAGAAAAGGTATTTACCATCTTTAATTACTGCTTATTAATCGCAATAAGTTTAATATGTTTACTGCCCTATGTCACCTTATTTGCGAAATCGGTTAGTGACGAGACCTATGTAATTAGCGGACAGGTTAGCTTATGGCCGAAGGGTTTTCACTTCGATGCTTATAAAGCTTTAATTTCAGCAATTGATTTTCGCACTGCTTTCCGAAACAGCCTATTCGTCACAATTGTAGGCACGTTGGTGCAAGTGTTTTTTACCGCGTGTGTTGGGTATGCCATTTCCAGAAAGCAATTACCTGGACACAAGATGATCAATATCATGTATGTGCTTACGATGATGTTTAATGGCGGCTTGGTTCCAACCTATTTGATCTATAAGGAAACTGGCTTAATGAATAATTTACTCGTGCTTGTTATTCCAGGTATGGTAAGTGTGTTTAACCTAATTCTGATTCGCAACTATTTTGAATCGCTACCGTCTAGCCTAGAAGAATCGGCAAGAATAGACGGAGCTGGCAATCTAACCGTGCTGTTTCGTATCATGTTCCCTTTATCTAAACCAATACTTGCAACTATCGCGATTTTTTCGGCCGTTAGTATTTGGAACAGTTACATGGACCCGCTCATGTATCTAACAAAAAAGAATGTCATGGTTTTACCCTTATTTTTGCAAAATGTCATTTCTGCCGCCACCCAGAATGGTACAGATAATTCGGAGGTACTTGCCCATATTGCCTCAGAAACGTTCAGAGCTACTGCGATCTTTATCTCCTCGTTGCCAATCTTGCTTGTATATCCTTTCTTGCAAAAATATTTTGTAGCTGGATTGACGCTAGGCGCTGTTAAACAATAA